The Pseudomonas protegens genome contains the following window.
CATGTGCTGGCCGCCCTGGTTTGGGTCGGCGGCATGTTTTTCGCCTGGATGGTCCTGCGCCCCGCGGCCGTGGCGGCCCTTGAGGGACCGGCTCGACTGCAGCTCTGGACGCAAGTGTTTCCGCGTTTTTTCGTCTGGGTCTGGGCGGCGGTGGTGCTGTTGCCGATCAGCGGTATCGGCCTGCTGCATTTGCGCTTCAGCGGCTTTGAAACCGCGCCCAAGTATGTGCAGATCATGATGGGGCTGTATCTGGTGATGACCGCCCTGTTCATCCGCATCCAGTCCCTGCAACTGCCGGAACTGCGCAAGGCCGTGGCGGCGCAGGACTGGCCGGCCGGCGCCGCGGCGCTGGGCAAGATCCGCCGGCTGGTGGGCAGCAACCTGATCATCGGCCTGGTGCTGGTGGCCCTGGCCGCGGCCCGACCGACCTTCTGAATGCAAGCGCCCGCTACATGAGCGGGCGCCTGGTAAACCGCGGCCTCAAGCCGCCTGTTACAAACGCTGGACCGTCAACGAGCCCGCTTCTCCCGCGGGCCCTGGCTGGCCTTGAGCGCCGGGACGTCCACTCTTGCCGCCGTCGGTGCGATACACCAGGCAGCCCTTGGACTTGCCCCCGGCCCCCGGCTTGCCGCCGGCACCGGCCAGGCCACCGGCACCGCCATC
Protein-coding sequences here:
- a CDS encoding CopD family protein — encoded protein: MTAFALAYTLHVLAALVWVGGMFFAWMVLRPAAVAALEGPARLQLWTQVFPRFFVWVWAAVVLLPISGIGLLHLRFSGFETAPKYVQIMMGLYLVMTALFIRIQSLQLPELRKAVAAQDWPAGAAALGKIRRLVGSNLIIGLVLVALAAARPTF